The window CACACAGTAAGGCGGGGTCGGCTTCGGGATGGTAGGATTGGACCCGGGTGACCAACTCCCGCAGTTGCTCGGGATGTGGAGGTTCTACGGTTTCCACGGCGCGAATCCTTCGCGCAGCCGAGGAATCTTGAGGCGCTCGGCGGCCACCACTGCGCTCAGCGCAGTCAGGGATTCTTCAATACTGCCGTTGACGATCAAATAATCGTACTCGCGGTACGCACTGGCTTCCTCGCGCGCGCGCGCTAGGCGATGGGCGATGGCGACTTCGCTCTCGGTCCGACGCCCCCGCAGGCGCTGCGCCAAATCCTCGAAACTGGGCGGCAGGACAAAAATCGAAACGGCGTCGCGGCCGTAGCGCTCGCGTAACTGGCGGCCACCCTGGATGTCGATGTCCAGCAGGATGTCGTGCCCCTCCCGAATGGCATCTTCCACTGGTTGGCGCGGGGTACCATAGCAGGCCTCGAACACCTGCGCCCATTCCGCCAGTTCCCCGGCTTGGCGCCGGCGCTCAAACTCGGGCGCGCTGACGAATTCATAGTCCACTCCGGCGCGCTCTCCTTCACGCGGCGCGCGGGTGGTTAGCGAAACCGACATGGACAGGTCCTGAATCCGCCCTAGAACCGCTCGCGACAGCGTGGTTTTACCCGCTCCGGAAGGAGCCGAAATGATAAAAACAATCCCGCGGCGCGAACAATCCATACTTTAGCTTATCTGAGCGCGCTGCCACATGAAACGGCCGCGAACAAAGATTCTATTCAAGATTCTGGACCTGTTCCCGCATCTTTTCCAACTCGCCCTTGATCGCGACCGCCAGCCGAGACAGGGCCACATTCTGCGACTTCGAGCCGATGGTATTCACCTCCCGTCCCACTTCCTGCAACCAGAATTCGATTTCCTTGCCGATCGGCTCGGCACGCTTGAAAAGCGCGCGCAAGGCTTCCAAGTGAGCGCTCAGGCGGGTCAGCTCTTCGGAGATATCGGCGCGCTGCGCCGCGCTGGCGGCCTCTTCGTAAAGCCGCTTTTCATCCAGCAGCCGCATTTCTTCCATCCCCAGGGTGTTGACCAGGTCTCGCACCCGCTTTTGGAACTGCAGCGTAATCGCCTCGC of the Candidatus Binataceae bacterium genome contains:
- the gmk gene encoding guanylate kinase, with the translated sequence MDCSRRGIVFIISAPSGAGKTTLSRAVLGRIQDLSMSVSLTTRAPREGERAGVDYEFVSAPEFERRRQAGELAEWAQVFEACYGTPRQPVEDAIREGHDILLDIDIQGGRQLRERYGRDAVSIFVLPPSFEDLAQRLRGRRTESEVAIAHRLARAREEASAYREYDYLIVNGSIEESLTALSAVVAAERLKIPRLREGFAPWKP